A window of Mytilus edulis chromosome 10, xbMytEdul2.2, whole genome shotgun sequence contains these coding sequences:
- the LOC139493389 gene encoding spermatogenesis-associated serine-rich protein 1-like isoform X6, which produces MLHVTTEIGRPGKKEREKRHYPQLQNICTDYGPYKPRGRRYIPHGYGFYDEWTPHNQNVQVQYSEAGPDWSSKLKYIDHPQNPKYPAAEIFPENWKAMRPYPFTYRRSDNEWLLDPGLSSKGMKCTFNGVHRATDTSSDEITHKMLYGKGRREVTIDKRNGLPYASEGDKNYQAPEYSSGFHRVGSSLPLPQFGIPAKKRHTEKRVKFLCLQGR; this is translated from the exons ATGTTGCACGTAACAACAGAAATTGGAAGACCGGGAAAGAAAG aacGTGAAAAGCGACACTACCCACAGCTACAGAATATTTGTACTGATTATGGACCATATAAACCTAGAGGTAGACGATATATACCACACGGGTATGGATTCTATGATGAATGGACACCACACAACCAAAATGTACAGGTTCAATATTCAGA AGCTGGTCCAGATTGGTCTTCCAAACTTAAATATATAGATCATCCTCAGAACCCAAAATACCCAGCAGCAGAGATCTTCCCTGAGAACTGGAAAGCTATGAGACCATACCCAT TTACTTACAGGAGGTCAGATAATGAGTGGCTATTAGACCCTGGACTGTCCAGTAAAGGgatgaaatgtacatttaatGGTGTTCATAGAGCAACAGACACTTCCTCTGATGAAATAACACATAAAATGTTATATGGTAAAGGCAGAAGGG aagtAACCATAGATAAGAGGAATGGTTTACCCTATGCCTCTGAGGGAGACAAGAATTATCAAGCTCCAGAATATAGTTCTGGCTTCCATCGAGTGGGATCTTCACTTCCACTGCCTCAGTTTGG CATCCCTGCTAAAAAGAGACACACAGAGAAAAGAGTAAAATTTCTGtgtttacaggggaggtaa
- the LOC139493389 gene encoding spermatogenesis-associated serine-rich protein 1-like isoform X2 has translation MLHVTTEIGRPGKKEREKRHYPQLQNICTDYGPYKPRGRRYIPHGYGFYDEWTPHNQNVQVQYSEAGPDWSSKLKYIDHPQNPKYPAAEIFPENWKAMRPYPFTYRRSDNEWLLDPGLSSKGMKCTFNGVHRATDTSSDEITHKMLYGKGRREVTIDKRNGLPYASEGDKNYQAPEYSSGFHRVGSSLPLPQFGANFGKKQVDTFVPLQPLPSVKRDTFREVEKRKQKENEINVVKNLDVWKPATPLNIIQHNEEVAAATKK, from the exons ATGTTGCACGTAACAACAGAAATTGGAAGACCGGGAAAGAAAG aacGTGAAAAGCGACACTACCCACAGCTACAGAATATTTGTACTGATTATGGACCATATAAACCTAGAGGTAGACGATATATACCACACGGGTATGGATTCTATGATGAATGGACACCACACAACCAAAATGTACAGGTTCAATATTCAGA AGCTGGTCCAGATTGGTCTTCCAAACTTAAATATATAGATCATCCTCAGAACCCAAAATACCCAGCAGCAGAGATCTTCCCTGAGAACTGGAAAGCTATGAGACCATACCCAT TTACTTACAGGAGGTCAGATAATGAGTGGCTATTAGACCCTGGACTGTCCAGTAAAGGgatgaaatgtacatttaatGGTGTTCATAGAGCAACAGACACTTCCTCTGATGAAATAACACATAAAATGTTATATGGTAAAGGCAGAAGGG aagtAACCATAGATAAGAGGAATGGTTTACCCTATGCCTCTGAGGGAGACAAGAATTATCAAGCTCCAGAATATAGTTCTGGCTTCCATCGAGTGGGATCTTCACTTCCACTGCCTCAGTTTGG TGCTAATTTTGGCAAAAAACAAGTAGATACATTCGTACCCCTCCAGCCTTTACCATCCGTCAAAAG agACACGTTTAGAGAAGTAGagaaaagaaaacagaaagaaaatgaaatcaatgtaGTGAAAAACTTAGACGTATGGAAACCTGCCACACCACTGAACATTATACAACATAACGAGGAAGTGGCTGCTGCCACCAAAAAGTAA
- the LOC139493389 gene encoding spermatogenesis-associated serine-rich protein 1-like isoform X4, producing the protein MLHVTTEIGRPGKKEREKRHYPQLQNICTDYGPYKPRGRRYIPHGYGFYDEWTPHNQNVQVQYSEAGPDWSSKLKYIDHPQNPKYPAAEIFPENWKAMRPYPFTYRRSDNEWLLDPGLSSKGMKCTFNGVHRATDTSSDEITHKMLYGKGRREVTIDKRNGLPYASEGDKNYQAPEYSSGFHRVGSSLPLPQFGDTFREVEKRKQKENEINVVKNLDVWKPATPLNIIQHNEEVAAATKK; encoded by the exons ATGTTGCACGTAACAACAGAAATTGGAAGACCGGGAAAGAAAG aacGTGAAAAGCGACACTACCCACAGCTACAGAATATTTGTACTGATTATGGACCATATAAACCTAGAGGTAGACGATATATACCACACGGGTATGGATTCTATGATGAATGGACACCACACAACCAAAATGTACAGGTTCAATATTCAGA AGCTGGTCCAGATTGGTCTTCCAAACTTAAATATATAGATCATCCTCAGAACCCAAAATACCCAGCAGCAGAGATCTTCCCTGAGAACTGGAAAGCTATGAGACCATACCCAT TTACTTACAGGAGGTCAGATAATGAGTGGCTATTAGACCCTGGACTGTCCAGTAAAGGgatgaaatgtacatttaatGGTGTTCATAGAGCAACAGACACTTCCTCTGATGAAATAACACATAAAATGTTATATGGTAAAGGCAGAAGGG aagtAACCATAGATAAGAGGAATGGTTTACCCTATGCCTCTGAGGGAGACAAGAATTATCAAGCTCCAGAATATAGTTCTGGCTTCCATCGAGTGGGATCTTCACTTCCACTGCCTCAGTTTGG agACACGTTTAGAGAAGTAGagaaaagaaaacagaaagaaaatgaaatcaatgtaGTGAAAAACTTAGACGTATGGAAACCTGCCACACCACTGAACATTATACAACATAACGAGGAAGTGGCTGCTGCCACCAAAAAGTAA
- the LOC139493389 gene encoding spermatogenesis-associated serine-rich protein 1-like isoform X1 — protein MTSLVLTRSTSASADFFEREKRHYPQLQNICTDYGPYKPRGRRYIPHGYGFYDEWTPHNQNVQVQYSEAGPDWSSKLKYIDHPQNPKYPAAEIFPENWKAMRPYPFTYRRSDNEWLLDPGLSSKGMKCTFNGVHRATDTSSDEITHKMLYGKGRREVTIDKRNGLPYASEGDKNYQAPEYSSGFHRVGSSLPLPQFGANFGKKQVDTFVPLQPLPSVKRDTFREVEKRKQKENEINVVKNLDVWKPATPLNIIQHNEEVAAATKK, from the exons aacGTGAAAAGCGACACTACCCACAGCTACAGAATATTTGTACTGATTATGGACCATATAAACCTAGAGGTAGACGATATATACCACACGGGTATGGATTCTATGATGAATGGACACCACACAACCAAAATGTACAGGTTCAATATTCAGA AGCTGGTCCAGATTGGTCTTCCAAACTTAAATATATAGATCATCCTCAGAACCCAAAATACCCAGCAGCAGAGATCTTCCCTGAGAACTGGAAAGCTATGAGACCATACCCAT TTACTTACAGGAGGTCAGATAATGAGTGGCTATTAGACCCTGGACTGTCCAGTAAAGGgatgaaatgtacatttaatGGTGTTCATAGAGCAACAGACACTTCCTCTGATGAAATAACACATAAAATGTTATATGGTAAAGGCAGAAGGG aagtAACCATAGATAAGAGGAATGGTTTACCCTATGCCTCTGAGGGAGACAAGAATTATCAAGCTCCAGAATATAGTTCTGGCTTCCATCGAGTGGGATCTTCACTTCCACTGCCTCAGTTTGG TGCTAATTTTGGCAAAAAACAAGTAGATACATTCGTACCCCTCCAGCCTTTACCATCCGTCAAAAG agACACGTTTAGAGAAGTAGagaaaagaaaacagaaagaaaatgaaatcaatgtaGTGAAAAACTTAGACGTATGGAAACCTGCCACACCACTGAACATTATACAACATAACGAGGAAGTGGCTGCTGCCACCAAAAAGTAA
- the LOC139493389 gene encoding spermatogenesis-associated serine-rich protein 1-like isoform X3, which produces MTSLVLTRSTSASADFFEREKRHYPQLQNICTDYGPYKPRGRRYIPHGYGFYDEWTPHNQNVQVQYSEAGPDWSSKLKYIDHPQNPKYPAAEIFPENWKAMRPYPFTYRRSDNEWLLDPGLSSKGMKCTFNGVHRATDTSSDEITHKMLYGKGRREVTIDKRNGLPYASEGDKNYQAPEYSSGFHRVGSSLPLPQFGDTFREVEKRKQKENEINVVKNLDVWKPATPLNIIQHNEEVAAATKK; this is translated from the exons aacGTGAAAAGCGACACTACCCACAGCTACAGAATATTTGTACTGATTATGGACCATATAAACCTAGAGGTAGACGATATATACCACACGGGTATGGATTCTATGATGAATGGACACCACACAACCAAAATGTACAGGTTCAATATTCAGA AGCTGGTCCAGATTGGTCTTCCAAACTTAAATATATAGATCATCCTCAGAACCCAAAATACCCAGCAGCAGAGATCTTCCCTGAGAACTGGAAAGCTATGAGACCATACCCAT TTACTTACAGGAGGTCAGATAATGAGTGGCTATTAGACCCTGGACTGTCCAGTAAAGGgatgaaatgtacatttaatGGTGTTCATAGAGCAACAGACACTTCCTCTGATGAAATAACACATAAAATGTTATATGGTAAAGGCAGAAGGG aagtAACCATAGATAAGAGGAATGGTTTACCCTATGCCTCTGAGGGAGACAAGAATTATCAAGCTCCAGAATATAGTTCTGGCTTCCATCGAGTGGGATCTTCACTTCCACTGCCTCAGTTTGG agACACGTTTAGAGAAGTAGagaaaagaaaacagaaagaaaatgaaatcaatgtaGTGAAAAACTTAGACGTATGGAAACCTGCCACACCACTGAACATTATACAACATAACGAGGAAGTGGCTGCTGCCACCAAAAAGTAA
- the LOC139493389 gene encoding spermatogenesis-associated serine-rich protein 1-like isoform X5: MTSLVLTRSTSASADFFEREKRHYPQLQNICTDYGPYKPRGRRYIPHGYGFYDEWTPHNQNVQVQYSEAGPDWSSKLKYIDHPQNPKYPAAEIFPENWKAMRPYPFTYRRSDNEWLLDPGLSSKGMKCTFNGVHRATDTSSDEITHKMLYGKGRREVTIDKRNGLPYASEGDKNYQAPEYSSGFHRVGSSLPLPQFGIPAKKRHTEKRVKFLCLQGR; encoded by the exons aacGTGAAAAGCGACACTACCCACAGCTACAGAATATTTGTACTGATTATGGACCATATAAACCTAGAGGTAGACGATATATACCACACGGGTATGGATTCTATGATGAATGGACACCACACAACCAAAATGTACAGGTTCAATATTCAGA AGCTGGTCCAGATTGGTCTTCCAAACTTAAATATATAGATCATCCTCAGAACCCAAAATACCCAGCAGCAGAGATCTTCCCTGAGAACTGGAAAGCTATGAGACCATACCCAT TTACTTACAGGAGGTCAGATAATGAGTGGCTATTAGACCCTGGACTGTCCAGTAAAGGgatgaaatgtacatttaatGGTGTTCATAGAGCAACAGACACTTCCTCTGATGAAATAACACATAAAATGTTATATGGTAAAGGCAGAAGGG aagtAACCATAGATAAGAGGAATGGTTTACCCTATGCCTCTGAGGGAGACAAGAATTATCAAGCTCCAGAATATAGTTCTGGCTTCCATCGAGTGGGATCTTCACTTCCACTGCCTCAGTTTGG CATCCCTGCTAAAAAGAGACACACAGAGAAAAGAGTAAAATTTCTGtgtttacaggggaggtaa